A region of Tigriopus californicus strain San Diego chromosome 7, Tcal_SD_v2.1, whole genome shotgun sequence DNA encodes the following proteins:
- the LOC131884226 gene encoding uncharacterized protein LOC131884226, whose protein sequence is MCQIEVWNFRPRSWRECIKRSWAPLVQYRISSLLPAINPDLEHSHSDDVNSPEKDQAVVKDGANLMHIWASTMKTLEWVETLYLETKVSETYQTLLKVLQDHLNIPASKDADLMKLLHQSVAILNEFFENNESTKFLKNGLNQWNWLDMSEEFRNRPLRWRVEFLRHIKPNLRSDNDLMSSVPSDPSSEVVESGSQVQEEVEIVETFPANARRDGSENLKEQTKGGFQLMLTYMARKLISSKLCQEEEEAQRKALHHIKSLEAAGFNYRKLLRFYYKEKQRLENDHRGQELKPILFKTIASKNRGIASMEVSRTVDLIDSFFRKRQRHCIS, encoded by the exons ATGTGTCAAATTGAGGTGTGGAATTTCCGTCCCAGGTCTTGGCGGGAGTGCATCAAGCGATCTTGGGCCCCGCTGGTTCAATATCGGATCTCCAGCCTCCTGCCTGCGATCAATCCGGATCTTGAGCACTCTCATTCGGACGACGTGAACTCGCCTGAAAAGGATCAGGCTGTGGTCAAAGATGGCGCCAATCTCATGCACATTTGGGCCTCCACCATGAAAACGCTAGAATGGGTGGAGACTTTGTATTTGGAGACAAAAGTCTCGGAGACTTACCAAACCTTATTGAAGGTTTTGCAAGATCATTTGAACATTCCTGCCAGT AAAGACGCTGACCTCATGAAGTTACTTCACCAATCAGTCGCTATTCTCAACGAGTTCTTCGAAAACAATGAATCGACCAAGTTTTTGAAGAATGGTCTGAACCAGTGGAATTGGTTGGATATGAGCGAGGAGTTCAGAAATCGTCCTCTGAGATGGCGAGTGGAGTTTTTAAGACATATTAAGCCCAACCTGAGGAGCGACAACGATTTGATGAGTAGCGTTCCATCCGATCCATCTTCGGAGGTGGTCGAGAGTGGGAGCCAAGTCCAGGAAGAAgttgaaattgttgaaacCTTCCCCGCAAATGCTCGTAGAGACG GTTCTGAAAATCTGAAGGAGCAGACGAAAGGAGGCTTTCAACTTATGCTGACGTACATGGCACGAAAACTGATATCCTCGAAATTGTgccaggaggaggaggaggctcaAAGGAAAGCACTTCATCACATCAAAAGCTTGGAGGCTGCCGGATTTAACTACAGGAAACTGCTGAGATTCTATTACAAAGAGAAGCAACGCCTAGAAAACGATCACCGAGGTCAAGAGCTAAAGCCTATTCTATTCAAAACGATTGCTTCCAAAAATCGAGGGATCGCATCCATGGAAGTCAGTCGAACTGTCGATCTCATCGATAGCTTCTTTCGGAAGAGACAACGTCACTGTATATCATAA
- the LOC131884227 gene encoding uncharacterized protein LOC131884227 isoform X2, with product MKIHSPLQMSNYVPKTFRYVHEEEVPPHIWERVYSSGKTPGDEATSAWKPTSLHSTSLRKRQRTIRKITRNLVPEKFKSYDSSTEKLMSFERQLGSLAQRGFLRAFKPYQPPEDVEERFMSVCADVVPGFEPGQSQDISHIALDLPLKAKVLSALEREFQHKVPNSMIHTMTTLDHVFLFYNSRVDTRTPYEKLHESKEEGQLPPNLNIQLNPVRFNPDGDHWSNITAFPGSNTIIVHPENRKKYKDVIWKRDAWEKNAWD from the coding sequence AATGAGTAACTATGTGCCCAAAACGTTCCGCTACGTCCACGAAGAAGAAGTCCCACCTCATATTTGGGAGCGTGTTTATTCCTCTGGGAAGACGCCTGGAGACGAGGCCACATCAGCTTGGAAGCCCACTAGTTTGCATAGCACCTCCCTAAGAAAGCGTCAAAGGACGATCCGGAAGATTACGAGAAACTTGGTGCCCGAGAAGTTCAAATCTTACGATTCATCCACGGAAAAATTGATGAGCTTCGAGCGACAATTGGGCTCATTGGCTCAAAGGGGATTCTTAAGAGCTTTCAAGCCTTATCAACCTCCAGAAGATGTGGAAGAACGCTTCATGAGCGTCTGTGCGGACGTAGTGCCGGGATTCGAACCAGGGCAATCTCAGGATATCTCGCACATTGCGTTAGATTTGCCTCTGAAGGCCAAAGTGCTCTCCGCACTTGAGCGCGAGTTCCAGCACAAGGTGCCAAACTCAATGATCCACACCATGACTACTTTGGACCACGTGTTTCTCTTCTATAACAGTCGTGTCGACACCCGGACACCGTACGAAAAATTGCACGAGAGCAAAGAGGAAGGTCAACTGCCGCCGAATTTGAACATTCAGTTGAACCCGGTTCGATTTAATCCCGATGGAGATCATTGGAGCAACATAACCGCCTTCCCTGGCAGCAACACAATTATCGTTCATCCCGAGAACAGGAAAAAGTACAAGGACGTTATTTGGAAGCGAGATGCTTGGGAAAAGAACGCTTGGGATTAA
- the LOC131884219 gene encoding erythroid differentiation-related factor 1-like, with translation MAEGGEGRAASPPPLLVGHPQSTSCSSIEKSPPFTDPPPSLLLLRDGRNRGPPSGHADLESPLEDGHGDGPRRRRPDPDGGIASPNVAMPGDIHPFSRLQISTNLNPPPRNWLHSYPSGVDHLQGFGATPHYTGFSSLRMAHHFVDFLREVDVVADAENIKKLLKIPYSNAPVSLVLHRVGNSILIDEFDIHGFLLRTSESEWKWLKKFFYDTVLTSVGEKSRALVRRNIRSKALQEQNLVSKFLYRSLQDGDTRQSNLKAITFDPSILNVSQTESEDRSAGPLGPTTPCQNALRLLPEPTIDGLLPDPRSSGHDFARNLVWNFEDIRMLIGSDLPIFGDADHPSVSLRLHNSKKPINILTGLDYWLDNLMCHIPEVLMCFHLDGIVQRYELVKTEDLPNLEGCSFSPKAVRDVAKNILSFIQSNAAREGHTYWLFKGKNDDFVKLYDLTSICEEAENQSTTTEDVKLKNPFRSAVAALLYRVARNMVTRGNGHKEGSTIRQLLESCLKLLDKEKHPELVTSAHFMLSEIYLPDDTDPFRPKFDETEDKPKRNKPSSAKKNNVSVIDIKSLTSPNCAVGEDEYYEPPPLPSETKERCRSALNHVVEGMGFLDELVQRQNEMNGMKQREQEMKERDNPRMCRPNEAIPMSFDDPKTRRQRAQSESSIHTMTHSSPKVDPSMLWHIHLKSVLLKKAFLVYITISELHFRTENYGSSLRCFKRALNCYKVVTLTNRQVGASTDSEKSFLLSFAFGLAADCYMAMVRNWNRIVNYQEEYNQSEDFDTSIANEIENHVEEPLRDWKIKLPQDMEDAIQKAISCLEHGISITDQKNTHASKEVEEDLESMISRLANAQNEMGVFYMHQANNLAGAKQEDSDNNDAAGDPVVFIIERSLACLTKGLQNFEKIQDSLNCALLHCNIGRAFKVKAYLLERNGGNSGDTNILPLYDQALKHYEQSIGLVGHRRKNPDFWDSITWEYSGTLYHIGSQLQTGSPRDTMSRDEAEKRVLECYKKALKSCDLTTDGPRQPLYQYRALKIHVGLAQLYSTSSAALSKDLRHNPRFFQLMELADGHYDCASQLAISLGKHLSHFRIQSERLCLYFVAFERLKKPRDIHTFVEKGLDLLVGCLPTVLAIESATQNENEDVEDGVEDSEVNFLHSFLIKKIQEFFLFVNQFIGSKKRKKESFPAMAAAKDLYSRTLRLPMQPNNEDPTGISGEKNMVSFSSLVDFLNRVSKEREVFKHGLL, from the coding sequence ATGGCTGAAGGCGGAGAGGGGAGAGCGGCTTCCCCGCCCCCTCTTTTAGTGGGCCACCCCCAAAGCACGTCGTGTTCGAGCATCGAGAAGAGCCCCCCCTTTACGGACCCCCCTCCGTCATTGCTCTTGTTAAGAGATGGCCGAAATCGAGGACCCCCGAGTGGACACGCGGACCTGGAGAGTCCCTTGGAGGACGGTCATGGTGATGGGCCAAGGCGGAGAAGGCCGGACCCAGATGGAGGAATCGCCTCGCCCAATGTGGCCATGCCTGGGGATATTCATCCATTCTCGCGGCTCCAGATCTCCACCAACTTGAACCCTCCGCCCAGAAATTGGTTGCATTCCTATCCTTCCGGGGTGGACCATCTCCAGGGCTTTGGGGCCACACCGCATTATACAGGATTTTCGTCCTTGCGGATGGCACATCATTTTGTCGATTTTTTACGGGAAGTTGATGTGGTAGCGGATGCCGAAAACATTaagaaattgctcaaaattccGTACAGTAACGCTCCCGTCAGCTTGGTTCTCCATCGGGTGGGCAACTCCATTCTCATCGATGAGTTTGACATCCACGGGTTTCTCTTAAGAACTTCGGAATCCGAATGGAAATGGCTCAAGAAGTTCTTCTACGACACGGTGCTTACTTCGGTGGGCGAGAAAAGTCGAGCACTAGTGCGGCGAAATATTCGGAGCAAAGCCTTACAAGAGCAAAATCTAGTGTCAAAGTTCCTGTACCGGAGTCTGCAAGATGGCGATACCCGACAGAGCAACCTTAAAGCCATCACATTTGATCCGAGTATATTGAATGTGAGCCAGACTGAATCCGAGGACCGTAGTGCCGGACCTCTCGGCCCAACTACACCTTGCCAGAATGCCCTCCGCCTCCTCCCTGAGCCAACCATTGACGGACTATTGCCCGATCCTCGGTCGTCTGGACACGACTTTGCTCGGAATCTGGTGTGGAACTTTGAAGACATTCGAATGCTAATTGGCTCCGATTTGCCCATATTTGGCGATGCCGATCACCCATCAGTGAGTTTGAGACTACACAACAGTAAGAAGCCCATCAATATCCTCACCGGACTCGATTATTGGCTGGACAATCTCATGTGTCATATCCCAGAGGTTCTCATGTGCTTCCATTTGGATGGGATCGTTCAACGATATGAGTTGGTCAAAACCGAAGATCTGCCAAATCTTGAAGGTTGCTCATTCTCACCCAAAGCGGTTCGTGACGTGGCCAAAAACATTCTCTCATTTATTCAATCGAATGCCGCTCGCGAGGGTCATACCTATTGGTTGTTCAAAGGCAAGAACGATGATTTCGTGAAATTGTACGACCTCACATCGATCTGTGAAGAAGCCGAAAATCAAAGCACAACTACCGAAGatgttaaattgaaaaatccaTTCCGATCAGCCGTGGCGGCCCTTCTTTATCGAGTGGCTCGTAATATGGTCACTCGCGGTAATGGACATAAAGAAGGGAGCACTATTCGCCAATTGCTGGAGAGTTGCCTCAAGCTTTTGGATAAAGAAAAGCATCCCGAGTTAGTCACTTCGGCCCATTTCATGCTTTCGGAAATCTATCTCCCAGATGATACTGATCCGTTTCGCCCCAAATTTGACGAGACCGAAGACAAACCTAAGAGGAACAAACCAAGTAGCGCGAAAAAGAATAACGTGAGCGTGATAGACATCAAATCATTAACGTCGCCGAATTGTGCAGTTGGTGAGGATGAATACTACGAGCCTCCTCCGCTGCCCTCCGAGACAAAGGAACGGTGTAGATCGGCATTGAATCATGTCGTTGAGggaatgggatttctcgatgagTTAGTCCAAcgacaaaatgaaatgaacggAATGAAGCAAAGGgaacaagaaatgaaggagAGAGATAACCCGAGGATGTGCCGACCGAATGAAGCGATTCCAATGTCTTTTGATGATCCCAAGACTCGGCGACAGAGAGCCCAAAGCGAGAGTTCCATTCATACCATGACGCATTCGTCTCCGAAAGTAGATCCCTCAATGTTGTGGCACATCCACCTGAAATCTGTGTTGCTTAAAAAAGCCTTCTTGGTGTACATCACCATCTCTGAGCTACATTTTCGCACCGAAAACTATGGCAGCTCCCTGAGATGCTTTAAACGAGCTTTGAATTGCTATAAAGTGGTGACCTTGACAAACCGCCAAGTTGGCGCATCGACTGATTCGGAGAAAAGTTTCCTGTTGTCTTTTGCATTCGGATTAGCGGCCGATTGCTATATGGCCATGGTTAGGAATTGGAATCGGATCGTCAACTACCAAGAGGAATATAATCAAAGTGAAGACTTCGACACAAGTATCgcgaatgaaattgaaaaccacGTGGAAGAACCCCTTCGAGACTGGAAGATCAAATTGCCCCAAGATATGGAAGATGCCATTCAGAAAGCCATTAGTTGTTTAGAGCACGGGATTAGCATTACCGATCAAAAAAATACCCATGCCTCCAAAGAAGTTGAAGAAGATTTGGAGAGTATGATCAGTCGTTTGGCCAATGCTCAGAATGAAATGGGTGTGTTTTACATGCATCAAGCTAATAACTTAGCCGGAGCGAAACAAGAAGATAGCGATAATAATGATGCTGCTGGCGATCCCGTTGTCTTTATCATCGAAAGAAGCCTCGCTTGTTTGACGAAAGgtcttcaaaactttgaaaaaatccaagattCACTGAACTGTGCCCTCCTCCATTGCAACATTGGTCGAGCTTTTAAGGTCAAGGCTTACTTATTGGAACGCAATGGTGGAAACAGTGGTGATACGAACATACTGCCTCTTTATGATCAGGCTTTGAAGCATTACGAGCAATCCATTGGCCTTGTTGGGCACCGACGTAAAAATCCTGACTTTTGGGACAGTATCACGTGGGAATACTCGGGGACCCTTTACCACATTGGCAGTCAGCTACAAACTGGCTCCCCTAGAGACACGATGAGTCGAGATGAGGCGGAAAAAAGAGTATTGGAGTGCTACAAGAAAGCCCTGAAATCGTGCGATCTAACCACTGATGGACCCAGACAGCCTCTTTACCAGTATAGAGCCTTAAAAATTCATGTCGGATTGGCCCAGCTTTACTCAACCTCGAGCGCTGCCCTTTCTAAAGACCTGAGACACaatccaagattttttcagCTCATGGAATTGGCTGACGGTCATTATGATTGCGCTTCTCAACTAGCCATTTCTTTGGGCAAACACCTTTCGCATTTTCGTATTCAGTCTGAACGACTATGTTTATATTTTGTAGCTTTTGAGCGTCTCAAGAAGCCTCGGGACATTCACACGTTCGTCGAAAAAGGGCTGGATCTTCTAGTTGGGTGTTTGCCCACCGTTTTAGCCATAGAAAGTGCCACTCAAAATGAGAACGAAGATGTAGAAGACGGGGTTGAAGATTCTGAAGTGAACTTTTTGCATTCGTTTCTCATCAAAAAGATACAAgagttctttttgtttgttaatCAATTCATCGGTTctaagaaaaggaagaaagagagctTTCCCGCCATGGCGGCTGCCAAAGATCTGTATTCGAGGACTCTTCGTTTGCCCATGCAACCAAATAATGAAGATCCAACCGGAATAAGTGGTGAAAAGAATATGGTTTCTTTTTCGAGTCTAGTAGACTTTTTAAATCGCGTCTCTAAAGAGAGAGAAGTCTTCAAACATGGCCTTTTGTGA
- the LOC131884227 gene encoding uncharacterized protein LOC131884227 isoform X1, with translation MAFVTLAKTKVDTFRYLLGGVRYKRSPMSNYVPKTFRYVHEEEVPPHIWERVYSSGKTPGDEATSAWKPTSLHSTSLRKRQRTIRKITRNLVPEKFKSYDSSTEKLMSFERQLGSLAQRGFLRAFKPYQPPEDVEERFMSVCADVVPGFEPGQSQDISHIALDLPLKAKVLSALEREFQHKVPNSMIHTMTTLDHVFLFYNSRVDTRTPYEKLHESKEEGQLPPNLNIQLNPVRFNPDGDHWSNITAFPGSNTIIVHPENRKKYKDVIWKRDAWEKNAWD, from the exons ATGGCATTTGTGACTCTTGCCAAGACCAAGGTTGATACCTTCCGGTATCTGTTGGGTGGCGTGCGTTATAAACGTAGTCC AATGAGTAACTATGTGCCCAAAACGTTCCGCTACGTCCACGAAGAAGAAGTCCCACCTCATATTTGGGAGCGTGTTTATTCCTCTGGGAAGACGCCTGGAGACGAGGCCACATCAGCTTGGAAGCCCACTAGTTTGCATAGCACCTCCCTAAGAAAGCGTCAAAGGACGATCCGGAAGATTACGAGAAACTTGGTGCCCGAGAAGTTCAAATCTTACGATTCATCCACGGAAAAATTGATGAGCTTCGAGCGACAATTGGGCTCATTGGCTCAAAGGGGATTCTTAAGAGCTTTCAAGCCTTATCAACCTCCAGAAGATGTGGAAGAACGCTTCATGAGCGTCTGTGCGGACGTAGTGCCGGGATTCGAACCAGGGCAATCTCAGGATATCTCGCACATTGCGTTAGATTTGCCTCTGAAGGCCAAAGTGCTCTCCGCACTTGAGCGCGAGTTCCAGCACAAGGTGCCAAACTCAATGATCCACACCATGACTACTTTGGACCACGTGTTTCTCTTCTATAACAGTCGTGTCGACACCCGGACACCGTACGAAAAATTGCACGAGAGCAAAGAGGAAGGTCAACTGCCGCCGAATTTGAACATTCAGTTGAACCCGGTTCGATTTAATCCCGATGGAGATCATTGGAGCAACATAACCGCCTTCCCTGGCAGCAACACAATTATCGTTCATCCCGAGAACAGGAAAAAGTACAAGGACGTTATTTGGAAGCGAGATGCTTGGGAAAAGAACGCTTGGGATTAA